A region of Paraburkholderia sp. BL23I1N1 DNA encodes the following proteins:
- a CDS encoding type II toxin-antitoxin system HipA family toxin: MGRQTHSRTLSVWANGERVGVWRLPTRGPMEFTYDPAWVASPAGRPLSLSLPFAPSNVAHKGPRVLNYFDNLLPDSEAIRKRIAQRYQTDTLEAFDLLQAIGRDCVGAVQLLAVDDAPADVERIEGTPLSDSEIEAMLARTVSNSALGPPGEADDFRISLAGAQEKTALLWHDGKWQRPHGATPTTHIFKLPLGLVGNRLADLSTSVENEWLCLRILRAYGLPVANTEIMTFGKQRVLSVERFDRQLHSSGQWLLRLPQEDFCQVYGVPSHRKYENEGGPGVLDLARILQQSVSAQQDIETLLASQILFWMLAAPHGHAKNFSIRLLAGGQYRLTPLYDVMSIWPVEGNGPNQWSWFKAKLAMAMWSRSKHDAFREVQRRHFNTMAPRCSYGANAEPLIQRLIEQTPEVIAQVSAELPERFPGKVAERIFKGLKSSAAKLDTMPPA; encoded by the coding sequence ATGGGCCGCCAAACGCATTCCCGGACGCTTTCGGTGTGGGCAAATGGCGAGCGCGTCGGCGTCTGGCGCCTGCCCACCCGCGGCCCCATGGAGTTCACTTACGACCCCGCATGGGTCGCCTCGCCCGCCGGCCGGCCACTATCGCTCTCGCTGCCGTTCGCGCCGAGCAACGTGGCGCACAAAGGGCCGCGGGTGCTCAACTATTTCGACAATCTGTTACCTGACAGCGAGGCGATCAGAAAGCGCATCGCCCAGCGCTACCAGACCGATACGCTCGAGGCGTTCGACCTGCTGCAAGCCATCGGCCGCGATTGCGTGGGCGCCGTTCAGTTGCTGGCCGTTGATGATGCGCCCGCCGACGTCGAACGGATCGAAGGCACGCCGCTCTCCGACAGCGAGATCGAGGCCATGCTGGCGCGCACCGTCAGCAACTCCGCCCTTGGCCCGCCCGGCGAAGCGGACGATTTCCGCATCTCGCTCGCCGGCGCGCAGGAGAAGACCGCCCTGCTGTGGCACGACGGCAAGTGGCAACGTCCGCATGGCGCCACGCCCACCACGCATATTTTCAAGCTGCCGCTCGGGCTGGTCGGCAACCGGCTCGCTGACCTCAGCACCTCGGTCGAAAACGAATGGCTGTGTTTGCGGATTCTGCGCGCCTATGGCCTGCCGGTGGCCAACACCGAGATCATGACGTTCGGTAAACAGCGGGTGCTGAGCGTCGAACGCTTCGACCGGCAATTGCATTCGAGCGGGCAATGGCTGCTGCGCCTGCCGCAGGAAGACTTCTGCCAGGTGTACGGCGTGCCGTCGCATCGCAAGTATGAAAACGAAGGCGGTCCGGGCGTGCTGGACCTCGCGCGAATTCTTCAGCAATCGGTGTCGGCGCAACAGGACATCGAGACGCTGCTGGCAAGCCAGATCCTGTTCTGGATGCTGGCGGCGCCGCACGGCCACGCCAAGAATTTCAGCATTCGCCTGCTGGCGGGCGGCCAGTACCGCCTGACGCCGCTGTACGACGTGATGTCGATCTGGCCGGTGGAAGGCAACGGCCCGAATCAATGGTCGTGGTTCAAGGCCAAGCTCGCCATGGCGATGTGGTCGCGCAGCAAACACGACGCCTTCCGCGAAGTGCAGCGGCGCCACTTCAACACCATGGCGCCGCGGTGTTCGTACGGCGCGAATGCCGAGCCGTTGATCCAGCGGCTGATCGAACAGACGCCGGAGGTCATCGCGCAGGTCTCGGCCGAATTGCCCGAGCGGTTTCCAGGCAAGGTCGCCGAGCGGATTTTCAAAGGCCTGAAAAGCTCGGCGGCGAAGCTCGACACCATGCCGCCGGCATAG
- a CDS encoding helix-turn-helix domain-containing protein gives MTNETHSPDSIAVAERVRELMSRHGIGKRQQTTELCRILDLSFSQGHRKLRGNSPWTLSQIKKVAEVFGEPAAQLFGAQSLDPGMVGAIAQEAVFCVGAIELACTAWVGAALEPGSRPDFVAYPKLGQWRVARHDGTLYQGAYEVHKIEIYPRRAETDKPTIAVVDDDQPSADNLRDYLERSGFAAVAIYGLAAFTEQLQTQVFDGVVIDWLFGSQTSAAAIRAVRASENPDAPIFVLTGELLTGKASESEISQVIRNYDVACYEKPARMAILVADLSKRLNRP, from the coding sequence ATGACCAACGAAACACACTCACCTGACTCCATCGCAGTCGCCGAGCGCGTGCGCGAGTTGATGAGCCGGCATGGAATCGGCAAACGCCAGCAAACCACTGAGCTGTGCCGCATCCTCGATCTGAGTTTTTCACAGGGACACCGCAAGCTGCGCGGCAACAGCCCCTGGACGCTCTCGCAGATCAAGAAGGTGGCCGAGGTGTTCGGCGAACCTGCCGCTCAGCTATTCGGCGCACAGTCGCTCGATCCGGGCATGGTCGGCGCCATCGCCCAGGAGGCGGTGTTCTGCGTCGGCGCGATCGAGCTGGCCTGCACCGCATGGGTCGGCGCCGCGCTCGAACCGGGCAGCCGCCCTGACTTTGTCGCGTACCCGAAGCTCGGCCAATGGCGCGTTGCGCGTCACGACGGCACGCTTTACCAGGGCGCGTACGAGGTCCACAAGATCGAGATCTATCCGCGCCGCGCTGAAACCGACAAGCCGACCATCGCCGTGGTCGACGACGATCAGCCCTCCGCCGACAACCTGCGCGACTATCTCGAACGCAGCGGTTTCGCGGCGGTGGCGATCTACGGCCTCGCCGCATTCACCGAACAACTGCAAACGCAGGTCTTCGACGGCGTCGTGATCGACTGGCTGTTCGGCTCGCAGACCTCGGCGGCGGCGATCCGGGCGGTGCGGGCATCGGAGAATCCGGACGCGCCGATTTTCGTGCTGACCGGCGAACTGCTGACCGGCAAGGCTAGTGAATCCGAGATCAGCCAGGTCATCCGCAATTACGACGTCGCGTGCTATGAGAAGCCCGCGCGTATGGCGATCCTGGTCGCCGATCTGTCGAAGCGCCTCAACCGGCCCTGA
- a CDS encoding ATP-binding protein: MADQGTHHQITTRRPWRRVLYVLIWLTALAAPAGAIGYLLYANLLNSRATEPLTGQYDGFYWDAAQLQIAYARFENQLLLYQSGVDDDYQRLTLRYQLLQSKLHVMAGSTRRLTTQLALLQRQMDEIQSIDHVLGEIQPEVDALPKDRSRANQIVVALRQHWNEVNDLALSRRFADVADREAMNRDFIDKRRMLFAGGLLLLLLSAAATTLLVLNGRRRTRLMYQQHAALEAEHQASRAAREASLAKDAFLGMISHELRTPLHAIVSSIELLGFNYHSEADRKVIQRLETAGRHLEAQMKDLTDYARLGAGKLELRHEHFEPRELLASIVDEHAMSAASRGLKLESEASGMSGPVDSDPHRIRQIVNNLVTNAIRYTETGTVRVELRQRPTVLIFVVSDTGPGVPQAQIPLIFQEFTQLDASRTRRFEGAGMGLTIVQGLVRLFGGTVEVASKVGKGTTFTVTIPVTPVAASAPPGVAAHADPVGARPCVLIVDDNRLIRESLSEMIAHMDFDAHAVSNADDALAWLDARRCDVVLLDLHMPDRDGYTFLADFAARGGPSSGVPVIVVSAYAPEADSVASEAGEAGGAGSQPIFEALLKPVHYEELRSALQRALASRHTV; the protein is encoded by the coding sequence ATGGCAGATCAAGGCACTCATCATCAAATAACAACGCGCCGCCCCTGGCGTCGTGTCCTCTATGTGCTGATCTGGCTGACCGCGCTCGCGGCGCCGGCCGGCGCAATCGGCTATCTGTTGTACGCGAACCTGCTCAACTCGCGCGCGACCGAACCGCTGACCGGTCAGTACGACGGCTTCTATTGGGATGCCGCGCAATTGCAGATTGCGTATGCGCGTTTCGAAAACCAGCTGCTGCTGTATCAATCCGGCGTCGACGACGACTATCAGCGGCTCACGCTGCGCTATCAGTTGCTGCAATCGAAGCTGCATGTGATGGCCGGATCGACACGCCGGTTGACCACGCAGCTCGCACTGCTGCAAAGGCAAATGGATGAAATCCAGTCGATCGATCATGTGCTGGGCGAGATTCAGCCTGAGGTGGATGCCTTGCCGAAGGACCGCAGCCGCGCCAATCAGATCGTCGTGGCGTTGCGCCAGCATTGGAACGAGGTCAACGATCTCGCGTTGAGCCGCCGTTTCGCCGACGTGGCCGACCGTGAGGCGATGAACCGCGATTTCATCGACAAACGCCGCATGCTGTTCGCGGGCGGCCTGTTGCTGCTGTTGCTCTCGGCTGCTGCGACCACGCTGCTGGTGCTCAACGGCCGGCGCCGTACGCGCCTGATGTATCAGCAGCACGCGGCGCTCGAAGCGGAGCATCAGGCGAGCCGCGCGGCGCGCGAGGCGAGTCTCGCGAAGGACGCGTTTCTCGGCATGATCAGCCACGAACTGCGCACGCCGTTGCATGCGATCGTGTCGTCGATCGAATTGCTGGGCTTCAACTATCACTCTGAAGCCGACCGCAAGGTGATCCAGCGGCTCGAAACCGCGGGGCGGCACCTGGAAGCGCAGATGAAAGACCTGACCGACTACGCGCGCCTCGGCGCCGGCAAGCTCGAGTTGCGCCACGAGCATTTCGAGCCGCGCGAGCTGCTGGCGTCGATCGTTGACGAACACGCGATGTCGGCCGCTTCCCGAGGTCTCAAGCTGGAAAGCGAGGCGAGTGGCATGAGCGGCCCCGTCGATTCCGATCCGCACCGGATCCGCCAGATCGTCAACAACCTGGTCACCAACGCGATCCGTTACACCGAAACCGGCACGGTGCGCGTGGAATTGAGGCAGCGGCCGACGGTGCTGATCTTTGTCGTGAGCGATACGGGGCCGGGCGTGCCGCAAGCGCAGATTCCGCTGATCTTCCAGGAGTTCACGCAACTGGACGCGTCGCGCACGCGCCGCTTCGAAGGCGCGGGGATGGGGCTCACGATCGTACAAGGGCTCGTCAGGCTGTTTGGCGGCACCGTCGAAGTGGCGAGCAAGGTAGGCAAGGGCACTACCTTTACGGTGACGATCCCGGTCACGCCGGTCGCAGCAAGCGCGCCGCCTGGCGTGGCGGCTCACGCTGATCCGGTCGGGGCGCGTCCGTGCGTATTGATCGTCGACGACAACCGGCTGATTCGCGAGTCGCTCAGCGAAATGATCGCGCACATGGATTTCGACGCGCACGCTGTCTCCAATGCCGACGATGCGCTCGCGTGGCTCGACGCGCGCCGCTGTGACGTGGTGTTGCTCGATCTGCATATGCCGGATCGCGACGGCTATACGTTTCTTGCGGATTTCGCGGCGCGCGGGGGGCCGTCGTCGGGCGTTCCCGTGATCGTGGTGAGCGCGTATGCGCCGGAGGCGGATAGCGTGGCGAGTGAGGCCGGGGAGGCAGGAGGAGCCGGCTCGCAGCCGATTTTCGAAGCGTTATTAAAGCCGGTACATTACGAGGAGTTGCGCAGCGCGTTGCAGCGTGCGTTGGCTTCGCGGCATACGGTGTGA
- a CDS encoding molybdopterin-dependent oxidoreductase, with the protein MTKMSATVGGRNGVYRGAWWGLGLLLAFAAWSMQAQAQAESLPLSLDVTGKISKTNDAEHQLYHFTEAQLLALPVHPITTATTWTPRSTFTGPLLADILKAVGATGSAVEIHTLDDYTYTIPVSDCDRYGVIVAYSMNGRRLKISDFGPLFLMYPRDAFPDELMGAAGDSKFVWQIKALIIK; encoded by the coding sequence ATGACCAAGATGAGCGCAACGGTGGGCGGCAGGAACGGTGTGTACAGGGGCGCATGGTGGGGGCTGGGTCTGCTCCTCGCGTTCGCCGCGTGGAGCATGCAGGCTCAAGCTCAGGCAGAGTCGTTGCCGTTGTCGCTCGACGTGACGGGCAAAATCAGCAAGACCAACGATGCGGAGCACCAGCTCTATCACTTCACCGAGGCGCAACTGCTGGCGTTGCCGGTCCATCCGATTACGACCGCCACCACCTGGACGCCGCGTTCCACCTTCACAGGACCGCTGCTCGCGGATATCCTGAAGGCCGTCGGCGCAACCGGCAGCGCAGTCGAGATCCATACGCTCGACGACTATACGTACACCATCCCGGTGTCGGACTGCGATCGCTACGGCGTGATCGTTGCCTACAGCATGAACGGCCGGCGCCTGAAGATCAGCGACTTCGGGCCGCTGTTTCTTATGTATCCGCGCGACGCGTTCCCCGATGAACTCATGGGCGCGGCGGGTGACTCGAAATTCGTATGGCAGATCAAGGCACTCATCATCAAATAA
- a CDS encoding phosphoribosyltransferase, protein MNKPVLPLTYEQLDHWIESLQPALLAERFTMAIGILRGGAPLALMVSHAAGTPVAFLRYDRQSRTVAWDSTLAIPPAGSKVLLCEDIAGRGFTLADCIAFLQQHGLDVRTLTAAVDDLSRIQPDYAIDARGYFALFPWERQAYTERYREDWERVEAGAAPAMADDHEYATYAIDLDGILLPDVPLARYDEDLAAALAERDALLPFEVLPGIDLQRVRTIITGRPELDRARTEAWLARHGFGHMQLVMRTPGTHDESAAGAAAHKAAAALRGGVTHFVESDPVQALLIAQQAPLLRVIWWDALTQTGMLVGARAWNE, encoded by the coding sequence ATGAACAAGCCGGTTTTGCCCCTGACGTACGAACAACTCGATCACTGGATCGAATCGCTGCAACCCGCGTTGCTGGCGGAGCGCTTCACGATGGCGATCGGCATTCTGCGTGGCGGCGCGCCGCTTGCGCTGATGGTCTCGCATGCGGCCGGCACGCCGGTCGCCTTCCTGCGTTACGACCGCCAGTCGCGCACGGTCGCGTGGGACTCGACGCTGGCGATTCCGCCCGCGGGTTCGAAAGTGCTGTTGTGCGAAGACATCGCGGGGCGCGGTTTTACGCTGGCCGATTGCATCGCCTTCCTTCAGCAGCATGGTCTCGACGTCAGGACGCTGACCGCCGCGGTCGACGACCTGAGCCGCATCCAACCCGATTATGCGATCGACGCGCGCGGCTACTTCGCGCTGTTTCCGTGGGAGCGCCAGGCCTACACCGAGCGTTATCGCGAGGACTGGGAGCGCGTTGAAGCCGGCGCCGCGCCCGCCATGGCCGACGATCACGAATACGCCACCTACGCGATCGACCTCGACGGCATTCTGCTGCCCGACGTGCCCCTCGCGCGCTACGACGAGGATCTGGCCGCGGCGCTCGCCGAACGCGACGCGCTGCTGCCGTTCGAGGTGCTGCCCGGCATCGATCTGCAACGCGTGCGTACGATCATCACCGGCCGGCCGGAACTGGATCGCGCGCGCACCGAAGCGTGGCTCGCGCGGCACGGCTTCGGTCATATGCAACTGGTGATGCGCACGCCCGGCACGCACGATGAAAGCGCCGCCGGCGCCGCCGCTCACAAGGCCGCTGCGGCATTGCGTGGCGGCGTCACGCATTTTGTCGAGAGCGATCCGGTGCAGGCACTGCTGATTGCGCAACAGGCGCCGTTGCTGCGCGTGATCTGGTGGGACGCGCTCACGCAAACGGGCATGCTGGTCGGGGCGCGCGCGTGGAACGAATGA